The following coding sequences are from one Archaeoglobaceae archaeon window:
- the pheT gene encoding phenylalanine--tRNA ligase subunit beta: protein MPVITLNWNELERLVGTSRDVILKRLPMLGCDIERSDQETLAVEFFPNRPDLYSIEGVARALRGFLGIETGLKDYKSRKGNWKIFVEKSVLAVRPRIVGCVVRNLKMSDEVIRSLMEVQEDLHWTIGRNRRRMAIGVHDLSRVNFPLKYTAVNSEFSFVPLDFAKEMSVAEILKEHPKGKEYAFILEGKNAYPMIIDSKNEAISFPPIINAEKTRVTEKTTDLFIDVTGFDEYVDKALKIVACMLHDRGGEIERVEVIYPDRTEETPDLSAIKLRVRKQEIFSLLGFELSDSEIISSLEKMRFGAKIEDDAVEVFVPPYRADIMHEWDIIEDIAIGYGYERIKPEYPATMTIGLAHEWNELKELVREIMLGLGFLEVITFTLTSERAYANLRRSAEPWKEYVPLMHPLTIEHTLVRTEILSKLLEVIAVNKHVELPLRIFEVGDVVLGLRNRLRLCACVTHPKANFAELRSYVQAVMRELGFEWTAKESEDPAFIEGRQGEIVVKNEKVGVFGEIHPEVLENFGIPNPVVAFEIELDKLFECGELL, encoded by the coding sequence ATGCCAGTGATTACGCTTAACTGGAATGAACTCGAGAGACTTGTTGGGACGAGCAGAGATGTGATCCTTAAACGATTGCCAATGCTTGGCTGTGATATTGAGAGAAGCGATCAGGAAACGCTTGCGGTGGAATTCTTCCCCAATCGACCCGATCTTTACAGCATTGAGGGTGTTGCAAGAGCATTGCGTGGCTTTCTTGGAATAGAGACTGGCTTGAAGGATTACAAAAGCAGAAAAGGGAATTGGAAGATCTTCGTTGAAAAAAGCGTCTTAGCGGTTCGCCCGAGAATCGTTGGGTGTGTTGTAAGAAATCTGAAAATGAGCGATGAAGTGATCAGAAGCCTGATGGAAGTGCAGGAAGACCTTCACTGGACCATTGGCAGAAATCGCCGTAGAATGGCTATTGGAGTTCACGATCTTAGCAGGGTTAACTTTCCGCTTAAATACACCGCAGTTAACTCAGAATTCTCCTTTGTTCCTCTCGACTTCGCAAAAGAGATGAGTGTTGCAGAAATTCTCAAAGAGCATCCAAAGGGAAAGGAGTATGCGTTCATCCTTGAAGGCAAGAATGCATATCCGATGATCATCGACTCAAAAAACGAGGCGATTTCATTTCCCCCGATAATAAATGCGGAGAAGACAAGGGTGACTGAAAAAACAACAGATCTCTTCATAGACGTCACTGGCTTTGACGAATACGTTGACAAGGCTTTAAAGATCGTCGCATGCATGCTTCACGATCGTGGTGGGGAGATCGAGAGAGTTGAGGTTATTTACCCAGATCGGACTGAGGAAACACCAGACCTTTCAGCTATTAAGCTAAGAGTTCGAAAGCAAGAGATCTTTTCATTGCTCGGTTTTGAATTGAGCGATTCCGAAATCATTTCCTCACTTGAGAAAATGAGATTTGGAGCCAAAATTGAGGACGATGCGGTAGAAGTTTTTGTTCCACCATACAGAGCGGACATAATGCACGAATGGGATATAATCGAGGACATTGCGATAGGCTATGGCTATGAAAGGATCAAACCTGAATACCCAGCGACGATGACAATTGGCTTGGCGCATGAATGGAATGAGTTGAAGGAGCTTGTTCGGGAGATCATGCTTGGTCTAGGCTTTCTTGAAGTTATCACCTTCACGCTCACGAGTGAAAGGGCATATGCGAATTTGCGCAGATCTGCAGAGCCTTGGAAAGAATATGTTCCACTGATGCATCCGCTGACGATTGAGCACACTCTTGTTAGAACAGAAATTCTTTCAAAGCTTTTAGAAGTGATTGCGGTAAACAAACACGTAGAACTGCCTTTAAGGATCTTTGAAGTTGGCGATGTAGTTTTGGGGCTTAGGAATAGGCTTAGACTTTGTGCCTGCGTAACGCATCCAAAGGCAAATTTTGCTGAGCTTCGCAGTTATGTGCAAGCGGTAATGAGAGAGCTCGGATTTGAATGGACCGCTAAGGAGTCAGAAGATCCCGCTTTCATAGAGGGCAGACAGGGGGAGATCGTGGTTAAAAACGAGAAAGTTGGAGTTTTTGGAGAGATCCATCCAGAAGTCCTCGAAAACTTTGGAATTCCGAATCCAGTGGTTGCATTCGAGATCGAACTCGATAAGCTTTTTGAGTGTGGAGAATTGCTATGA
- a CDS encoding DUF3782 domain-containing protein encodes MLPINDMRELIKETIIELLEKDKEFRYAMAGAIGLQEILKRLDKHEEILLRHEEELKKLREDMITGFKRHDEEIAKLREDMIAGFRRHDEEIAKLREDMITGFKRHDEEIAKLREDMIAGFRRHDEEIAKLREDMNNGFKLLRNQISALGARWGIMSEKAFRAGIRGIIEKELGMKVEEWIGKDKEGFVFGFPSDIEIDVAISDGKVILIEVKSSISQGDVLAFKRKAEFYERETGIKPSRLIIVTPFADDKAIELASNFGIEIFNA; translated from the coding sequence ATGCTACCGATAAACGATATGAGAGAGCTGATCAAAGAAACGATCATTGAATTGCTTGAAAAGGATAAGGAATTTCGTTACGCGATGGCTGGGGCTATTGGACTCCAAGAAATTCTTAAAAGGCTTGATAAACACGAAGAAATTCTATTAAGACACGAGGAGGAGCTGAAAAAGCTTCGAGAGGACATGATTACAGGCTTCAAGAGACACGACGAAGAGATTGCAAAGCTTCGAGAGGACATGATTGCTGGTTTTAGAAGACACGATGAAGAAATAGCAAAGCTTCGAGAGGACATGATTACAGGCTTCAAGAGACACGACGAAGAGATTGCAAAGCTTCGAGAGGACATGATTGCTGGTTTTAGAAGACACGATGAAGAAATAGCAAAGCTTCGAGAGGACATGAACAATGGTTTCAAGTTGTTGAGGAATCAGATCTCCGCTCTGGGGGCAAGATGGGGAATAATGAGCGAAAAAGCCTTCAGAGCAGGAATCAGAGGAATAATCGAAAAAGAACTCGGAATGAAAGTCGAGGAATGGATTGGTAAAGACAAAGAGGGTTTCGTTTTCGGCTTTCCGAGCGATATTGAAATCGATGTCGCCATAAGCGATGGTAAGGTGATTTTGATAGAAGTAAAATCGAGCATAAGTCAGGGGGACGTTTTGGCTTTCAAGAGAAAAGCAGAATTCTACGAAAGAGAAACGGGAATTAAGCCAAGCAGACTTATCATTGTAACACCTTTTGCAGATGATAAGGCGATCGAATTAGCGTCGAATTTCGGAATCGAAATCTTTAATGCTTAA